One genomic segment of Microbacterium sp. ProA8 includes these proteins:
- a CDS encoding response regulator transcription factor, which yields MRVLVVEDEPLMAEAIRDGLRLEAIAADIAGDGDTALELLSINAYDIAVLDRDVPGPSGDDIAAHLVASGSGIPILMLTAADRIDDKASGFGLGADDYLTKPFDLQELVLRLRALDRRRAHSRPPVREMAGLRLDPFRREVYRDDRYIALTRKQFAVLEVLMGAEGGVVSAEDLLERAWDENADPFTNAVRITVSALRKRLGEPWVIATVPGVGYRIDADGSAVGE from the coding sequence ATGCGCGTGCTGGTGGTGGAAGACGAACCTCTCATGGCGGAGGCGATCCGCGACGGCCTGCGTCTCGAGGCGATCGCCGCCGACATCGCGGGCGACGGCGACACGGCGCTCGAGCTGCTGAGCATCAACGCGTACGACATCGCGGTGCTCGATCGTGACGTCCCGGGACCCTCGGGCGACGACATCGCCGCGCACCTCGTCGCCTCGGGCAGCGGCATCCCGATCCTGATGCTCACCGCTGCCGACCGGATCGACGACAAGGCCAGCGGCTTCGGCCTCGGCGCGGACGACTACCTCACGAAGCCGTTCGATCTGCAGGAGCTGGTGCTGCGCCTGCGCGCCCTCGACCGTCGGCGGGCGCACAGTCGGCCGCCGGTGCGGGAGATGGCGGGGCTGCGGCTGGATCCGTTCCGCCGTGAGGTCTACCGCGACGATCGGTACATCGCGCTCACGCGGAAGCAGTTCGCGGTGCTCGAGGTGCTGATGGGCGCGGAGGGCGGCGTCGTCAGCGCGGAGGACCTGCTCGAGCGCGCGTGGGACGAGAATGCGGACCCGTTCACCAACGCGGTGCGCATCACGGTGTCGGCCTTGCGGAAGCGACTCGGCGAACCTTGGGTGATCGCCACCGTTCCGGGAGTCGGGTACCGGATCGACGCCGACGGAAGTGCCGTCGGTGAGTAG
- a CDS encoding acyl-CoA dehydrogenase family protein gives MTSFARGQRVIGAATHYVENQPPWRVDVDEYALNAPLGDAVRAFGADWAEDGLREAGGVVGSGSFQRDAELANIHTPVAYPHDRWGYRLDEVEYDPSYHRVIGEALARGAHTSAWADPKPGAHVARAAMFMLFAQVEPGHACPVSMTHAAVASIEGSPWIADTWLPRLYSREYEPRLIVEGEKRSALIGMAMTEKQGGSDVRAGTTVGESMGGHAYQLTGHKWFCSAPMSDGFLVLAHTRRSGVEEGLTCLFVPRALPHGMRNVFRIQRLKDKLGNRSNASAEVEFDGTVGFLVGEPGRGVRAIIEMVQRTRLDCVLGTAAGMRQSLAEALWHARGREAFGALLVDQPAMTSVLADLALEYEAAMLTGMRLAQLFEAEASDRDVALRRLATPVSKYWVCKRGPQHAYEALECLGGNGYTESFPLARRYREQPVMAIWEGSGNVIALDVVRALTRDRDSGDAFADELASTAGASIVLDRHVDRTLGLLQGLAADPDTAASQARRLSEDLALALQASLMLRHAPGRDAETFIAARLGEDRGVQFGVLPMGTDAAAIVARH, from the coding sequence ATGACCTCGTTCGCCCGAGGCCAGCGGGTGATCGGCGCGGCGACGCACTATGTCGAGAACCAGCCGCCCTGGCGCGTCGACGTCGACGAGTATGCACTCAACGCACCGCTGGGCGACGCGGTGCGCGCGTTCGGCGCCGACTGGGCCGAAGACGGGCTGCGCGAGGCCGGGGGAGTCGTCGGTTCGGGCTCGTTCCAGCGTGACGCGGAGCTCGCCAACATCCACACCCCCGTCGCCTACCCGCACGACCGCTGGGGTTACCGCCTCGACGAGGTCGAGTACGACCCGTCGTATCACCGGGTGATCGGCGAGGCCCTCGCCCGCGGAGCGCACACCTCGGCGTGGGCAGACCCGAAGCCGGGCGCGCACGTCGCCCGCGCCGCCATGTTCATGCTCTTCGCCCAGGTCGAACCCGGGCACGCGTGCCCGGTCTCGATGACCCATGCCGCCGTCGCCTCCATCGAGGGTTCGCCGTGGATCGCCGATACCTGGCTGCCGCGTCTGTACTCGCGCGAATACGAGCCGCGCCTCATCGTCGAGGGCGAGAAGCGCAGCGCTCTCATCGGCATGGCGATGACCGAGAAGCAGGGCGGATCCGACGTGCGCGCCGGCACCACGGTCGGGGAGTCGATGGGCGGTCACGCCTACCAGCTCACCGGGCACAAGTGGTTCTGCTCGGCCCCGATGTCGGACGGATTCCTCGTGCTGGCGCACACACGCCGCAGCGGAGTCGAGGAAGGGCTGACGTGCCTGTTCGTGCCGCGCGCCCTGCCACACGGCATGCGCAACGTGTTCCGCATCCAGCGGCTGAAGGACAAGCTCGGCAATCGCTCCAACGCCTCGGCCGAGGTCGAGTTCGACGGGACCGTCGGGTTCCTCGTCGGTGAACCCGGCCGCGGGGTGCGTGCCATCATCGAGATGGTGCAGCGCACGCGCCTCGACTGCGTCCTGGGCACCGCGGCGGGCATGCGGCAGTCTCTCGCCGAGGCGCTGTGGCATGCGCGCGGGCGGGAGGCGTTCGGCGCGCTGCTCGTGGACCAGCCGGCGATGACGAGCGTGCTCGCCGACCTCGCGCTCGAGTACGAGGCGGCGATGCTCACGGGGATGCGCCTCGCGCAGCTCTTCGAGGCCGAGGCATCCGATCGCGATGTCGCCCTCCGTCGCCTCGCGACGCCCGTGTCGAAGTACTGGGTGTGCAAACGCGGCCCCCAGCACGCGTACGAGGCTCTGGAGTGCCTGGGCGGCAACGGGTACACCGAGTCGTTCCCGCTCGCACGTCGCTATCGCGAGCAGCCCGTCATGGCGATCTGGGAAGGGTCGGGCAACGTCATCGCGCTCGACGTGGTCCGGGCGCTCACTCGTGACCGCGACTCGGGCGATGCCTTCGCCGACGAGCTCGCGAGCACCGCCGGCGCCTCGATCGTGCTCGATCGCCACGTCGACCGCACGCTGGGCCTGTTGCAGGGACTTGCGGCGGATCCGGACACGGCGGCGTCGCAGGCCCGCCGGCTGAGCGAGGATCTCGCGCTGGCGCTCCAGGCGTCCCTCATGCTCCGGCACGCGCCCGGCCGCGACGCCGAGACGTTCATCGCCGCACGCCTGGGGGAGGACCGCGGGGTGCAGTTCGGCGTGCTGCCGATGGGGACGGATGCCGCGGCCATCGTCGCGCGCCACTGA
- a CDS encoding VOC family protein has protein sequence MSAVTPFLWFDDAAEEAVTFYTALIPDSEVVSIDRYPDEVPGMGGKVMHVHFRLGGRDYYGMDAGPQFPFTEAFSLYVPCRSQAEVDRYWDALTANGGQEQPCGWLKDRWGLSWQIIPDRLVELIRHPDPDIAHRAVQAMLRMRRIDLAALEAAVADG, from the coding sequence ATGAGCGCAGTCACCCCGTTCCTGTGGTTCGACGACGCCGCCGAAGAGGCGGTCACGTTCTACACGGCGCTCATCCCGGACTCCGAGGTGGTGAGCATCGACCGGTACCCGGACGAGGTTCCCGGAATGGGCGGGAAAGTCATGCACGTGCACTTCCGCCTGGGGGGCCGGGACTACTACGGAATGGATGCCGGACCGCAGTTCCCGTTCACAGAGGCGTTCTCGCTCTACGTGCCCTGCCGGAGTCAGGCCGAGGTCGACCGCTACTGGGACGCACTGACCGCGAACGGGGGTCAGGAGCAGCCCTGCGGGTGGCTCAAGGACCGCTGGGGCCTGTCCTGGCAGATCATCCCCGACCGCCTGGTCGAGCTGATCCGCCACCCCGACCCCGACATCGCGCATCGCGCCGTCCAGGCGATGCTCCGCATGCGGCGCATCGATCTCGCCGCCCTCGAAGCCGCCGTGGCGGACGGATGA
- a CDS encoding PQQ-dependent sugar dehydrogenase yields the protein MTRRAPRAAIGCLLVVLIAATGCSATTPEPAPPSQAATMGPSVSPTSEGRWRVGKVTGTLASGLAAPWSVVPLAGGGALVSQRDDGAVLELTADGALREVGTVSGVVSGGESGLHGLALLTTGDTPMLFAYFGAADDNRVVRMPLDGEPGSLELGEPEVVLDGIPRANTHDGGRLAFGPDGYLYVTTGDAQQRDAAQDPDALGGKILRITADGAPAPGNPWGTRVWSMGHRNVQGIAWTADGTMWASEFGQNTWDELNRIEPGANYGWPLVEGVAGREGFVDPVAQWATSDASPSGIAAAGETVFVAGLRGERLWQVDTRADGAVGDPTPAFASQYGRLRDVVAVPDGSIWVLTSNTDGRGSPRPDDDLLLRVELVPAA from the coding sequence ATGACGAGGCGCGCTCCCCGGGCGGCGATCGGATGCCTCCTCGTGGTGCTCATCGCGGCCACCGGCTGCAGCGCCACCACCCCCGAACCGGCGCCTCCTTCTCAGGCGGCCACGATGGGGCCGAGCGTCTCGCCGACGAGCGAGGGGCGGTGGCGCGTCGGGAAGGTGACCGGCACGCTCGCGTCGGGCCTGGCCGCACCCTGGTCGGTGGTGCCCCTCGCCGGCGGCGGCGCGCTCGTCTCGCAGCGCGACGATGGCGCCGTGCTCGAGCTGACCGCAGACGGAGCGCTGCGCGAGGTGGGCACTGTTTCGGGCGTCGTGTCGGGAGGCGAATCGGGCCTGCACGGACTCGCGCTGCTGACGACGGGCGACACACCGATGCTCTTCGCGTACTTCGGCGCCGCCGACGACAACCGCGTGGTGCGGATGCCGCTCGACGGCGAGCCGGGATCGCTCGAGCTGGGCGAGCCCGAGGTGGTGCTGGACGGGATTCCGCGGGCCAATACCCATGACGGCGGACGTCTCGCGTTCGGCCCGGACGGCTACCTGTACGTCACGACAGGCGACGCGCAGCAGCGCGATGCCGCGCAGGACCCCGACGCCCTCGGCGGCAAGATCCTGCGCATCACGGCGGACGGCGCTCCGGCGCCGGGCAACCCGTGGGGCACCCGCGTCTGGTCGATGGGGCACCGCAACGTCCAGGGCATCGCGTGGACTGCCGACGGAACGATGTGGGCGAGCGAGTTCGGACAGAACACGTGGGACGAGCTGAACCGCATCGAACCCGGCGCGAACTACGGATGGCCGCTCGTCGAGGGCGTCGCCGGACGGGAGGGCTTCGTCGATCCGGTCGCTCAGTGGGCCACCAGCGACGCGAGCCCCAGCGGCATCGCCGCCGCAGGCGAGACCGTGTTCGTCGCGGGCCTGCGCGGCGAGCGGCTCTGGCAGGTCGACACGCGGGCGGACGGAGCGGTCGGCGATCCTACGCCGGCGTTCGCGAGCCAGTACGGGCGTCTCCGCGACGTCGTCGCCGTGCCCGACGGGTCGATCTGGGTGCTCACCAGCAATACCGACGGGCGCGGCTCGCCACGGCCCGATGACGACCTGCTGCTGCGGGTGGAGCTCGTCCCGGCGGCGTGA
- a CDS encoding putative zinc-binding metallopeptidase, with amino-acid sequence MSSQPRCPHCRHFVYLDTLRCPNCEAEIGYHVPTREFHGIRHDQAVIEGETWYTCSNRDWACNWLVWENAPAGRCFSCRLTRRQPASNDTVALEKLAKTEEAKRRLILQLADLGLPIVGWDIEKGGLGFDLISSLSDGKPVTIGHSNGIITIDLAESLDDRREALRVRLGEPYRTILGHLRHEVGHYYQNVLLTDDALWARCRELFGDERSSYRDALKRHYRVGAPSDWSQSFISEYATMHPWEDFAETFAHYLHITGTLQTAAVIGIHLDAAVTNLRDTDVVPLASYEREPIQRLLSDWEWLSQGFNRINRAMGFGDLYPFKIVMPVRHKLEFVHDIVTRAPLSPGEQYARAMALETERA; translated from the coding sequence GTGAGCTCGCAGCCCCGCTGTCCGCATTGTCGCCACTTCGTCTACCTCGACACCTTGCGGTGTCCGAACTGCGAGGCTGAGATCGGCTATCACGTGCCGACGCGCGAGTTCCACGGCATCCGACACGATCAGGCCGTCATCGAGGGTGAGACCTGGTACACCTGCTCGAACCGCGACTGGGCGTGCAACTGGCTGGTGTGGGAGAACGCGCCGGCCGGCCGGTGCTTCTCATGCCGGCTCACGCGCCGCCAGCCGGCCAGCAACGACACCGTCGCGCTCGAGAAGCTCGCGAAGACCGAAGAGGCGAAGCGCCGCCTGATCCTCCAGCTCGCCGACCTCGGACTGCCGATCGTCGGCTGGGACATCGAGAAGGGCGGCCTCGGGTTCGACCTCATCTCCAGCCTCTCCGACGGCAAGCCGGTCACGATCGGCCACTCCAACGGCATCATCACGATCGACCTGGCTGAGAGCCTCGACGATCGGCGCGAGGCGCTGCGCGTGCGCCTGGGCGAGCCCTACCGGACGATCCTCGGGCACCTCCGCCACGAAGTGGGGCACTACTACCAGAACGTGCTGCTCACCGACGACGCGCTGTGGGCGCGCTGCCGCGAGCTGTTCGGCGACGAGCGCTCGAGCTATCGCGACGCACTGAAGCGCCACTACCGGGTGGGCGCACCGTCCGACTGGAGCCAATCCTTCATCTCGGAGTACGCCACCATGCACCCGTGGGAGGACTTCGCCGAGACGTTCGCCCACTATCTGCACATCACCGGCACCCTGCAGACTGCGGCGGTCATCGGCATCCATCTCGACGCGGCGGTGACGAACCTCCGCGACACCGATGTCGTGCCGCTCGCCTCGTACGAGCGGGAGCCGATCCAGCGTCTGCTCTCCGACTGGGAATGGCTGTCGCAGGGATTCAACCGCATCAACCGCGCGATGGGGTTCGGCGACCTGTATCCGTTCAAGATCGTCATGCCGGTGCGCCACAAGCTCGAGTTCGTCCACGACATCGTCACGCGGGCGCCGCTCAGTCCGGGTGAGCAGTACGCGCGCGCCATGGCGTTGGAGACGGAGCGGGCATGA
- a CDS encoding HAMP domain-containing sensor histidine kinase, with protein sequence MSREPGLSVRLKLTLSYAGFLMVAGAVLLAIVWVFLLRYVPNGPITGPGPFVPNRGDLIRAFAPAAVWALLFLLAFGLLGGWFLAGRMLAPLSRITDATRLAADGSLSHRIDLEGSDDEFRELADSFDAMLAQLEAHVAEQRRFAANASHELRTPLAITRTLLDVARGDPDRDVDELIRRLSIVNTRAIGLTEALLVLSRADQRSFTREDVDLSLVAEEAAEALLPLAEARGITLRTHGDVTPASGSPALLLQLASNLVHNGIVHNLAEGGTVDIVTSVRSGAAEIAVENTGETLSPHLVSTLVEPFQRGSERIRTDDHAGVGLGLAIVRSIAVAHGGTLTIVARAGGGLRVTVRLPLRQT encoded by the coding sequence GTGAGTAGGGAGCCCGGGCTCAGCGTGCGGCTCAAGCTGACACTGAGCTACGCAGGGTTCCTGATGGTCGCGGGCGCGGTGCTGCTCGCGATCGTGTGGGTGTTCCTGCTGCGCTATGTCCCCAACGGGCCCATCACCGGCCCCGGTCCGTTCGTGCCGAACCGCGGCGACCTCATCCGCGCCTTCGCGCCCGCGGCCGTCTGGGCCCTGCTGTTCCTCCTCGCCTTCGGACTGCTGGGCGGCTGGTTCCTCGCCGGGCGGATGCTGGCACCCCTGAGCCGGATCACGGATGCCACGCGCCTGGCGGCGGACGGCTCGCTGTCGCATCGGATCGACCTCGAAGGATCCGACGACGAGTTCCGTGAACTGGCGGACAGCTTCGACGCCATGCTCGCGCAGCTGGAAGCCCACGTCGCCGAGCAGCGCCGGTTCGCCGCCAACGCCTCGCACGAGCTGCGCACCCCGCTGGCGATCACGAGGACGCTGCTGGACGTCGCGCGTGGAGACCCGGACCGTGACGTCGACGAGCTCATCCGCCGGCTCTCGATCGTCAACACCCGGGCCATCGGTCTCACCGAGGCGCTGCTGGTGCTGAGCCGCGCCGACCAGCGGTCCTTCACACGGGAGGACGTGGATCTGTCGCTCGTCGCGGAGGAGGCCGCCGAGGCGCTCCTGCCGCTCGCAGAAGCGCGTGGCATCACGCTGCGCACCCACGGCGACGTCACTCCCGCGTCGGGTTCGCCCGCACTCCTCCTGCAGCTCGCGTCGAACCTCGTGCACAACGGCATCGTCCACAACCTGGCCGAGGGCGGCACGGTCGACATCGTCACGTCCGTGCGGTCCGGTGCCGCCGAGATCGCCGTCGAGAACACGGGGGAGACGCTCAGTCCGCATCTCGTCTCGACCCTGGTGGAGCCGTTCCAACGGGGCAGTGAACGCATCCGCACCGACGATCACGCCGGCGTGGGCCTGGGGCTCGCCATCGTCCGGAGCATCGCGGTGGCACACGGCGGGACGCTCACGATCGTCGCGCGCGCCGGGGGTGGACTGCGGGTCACGGTACGGCTTCCGCTGCGGCAGACCTGA